The Aeromicrobium sp. Sec7.5 genome window below encodes:
- a CDS encoding helix-turn-helix transcriptional regulator, with protein sequence MAANDINSVPEEDELLSISEAAAIVRAPVATLRYWRHQGVGPQGFRVGRAVRYWRRDVIRWLQEQSVHSGSGGA encoded by the coding sequence ATGGCCGCGAATGACATCAACTCAGTCCCCGAGGAAGATGAGCTGCTCAGCATCAGCGAGGCGGCAGCGATTGTGCGGGCACCCGTTGCAACGTTGCGCTACTGGCGGCATCAAGGCGTCGGTCCTCAAGGCTTTCGCGTGGGACGGGCGGTGCGCTACTGGCGACGTGACGTGATCCGCTGGTTGCAGGAGCAGTCTGTCCACAGCGGCTCAGGTGGGGCTTGA
- a CDS encoding Abi family protein, which produces MLVTSQSALSTLLGPARLQTYLRAGANDEERALELYLWATELAGALHAQISFVEIAVRNAVDPQLSAWNSAEGYSPEWTADRAAAPVLYKLLGTPLAQARDRATREARERPSGHPRHAKGAVHDDVLVQLMFGTWVKIIRPFTLFESDARQRHLWANAISKAFPYADSSDAGRVAIGEQLETLRKLRNRVAHHDSLLAVNVRHRLNDILSLVAKIDPALPPLVAARTPLRRLAREDPRLQW; this is translated from the coding sequence ATGCTCGTGACCAGTCAAAGCGCATTGTCGACATTGCTTGGTCCCGCACGGCTACAGACATACCTTCGGGCGGGCGCGAACGATGAGGAACGCGCCTTGGAGTTGTACCTCTGGGCGACGGAGTTGGCGGGCGCTCTCCATGCTCAGATTTCATTCGTGGAGATCGCGGTTCGTAACGCTGTGGATCCTCAGCTATCGGCCTGGAACTCGGCCGAGGGCTACTCGCCTGAATGGACCGCCGATCGCGCAGCGGCGCCGGTGCTTTACAAACTTCTCGGGACTCCGCTCGCTCAGGCAAGAGATCGGGCGACACGAGAAGCTCGCGAGAGGCCGTCCGGGCATCCGAGACACGCGAAAGGTGCCGTGCATGACGACGTCCTCGTCCAACTGATGTTCGGGACGTGGGTCAAGATCATTCGCCCGTTCACCCTGTTCGAATCCGACGCAAGGCAGCGACACCTCTGGGCCAACGCGATTTCCAAGGCGTTCCCATACGCCGACTCGAGCGACGCAGGTCGCGTCGCGATAGGCGAGCAACTGGAGACGCTTCGCAAACTGCGCAACCGGGTCGCTCACCACGACAGTCTCTTGGCAGTCAACGTGCGGCACCGACTCAACGACATCCTCTCGCTGGTGGCGAAAATCGACCCAGCTCTGCCGCCGCTGGTCGCAGCGCGCACCCCACTTCGACGACTGGCACGCGAAGATCCTCGACTTCAGTGGTGA